CATTTTGACTTTTATGAACCACTTACAGTCCATGAATCCTCATTATCACCTTGCGTGCATAGTATACAAGCAGCAAAATTGAATAGAATGGACCAAGCATATACATTTTATTTAAGAACATCTCGTTTAGATTTAGATGACTATAATAAGGAAGTAGAAGAAGGTTGCCATATTACAAGTATGGCAGGAACGTGGATGAGTATTGTTGAAGGATTTGGTGGTATGCGTGTTGTAAACGATACGCTATCTTTTGAACCAAGGATCCCAAAAGAATGGGATGCATATTCCTTTAAAGTTAATTTCAGAAACCAAGTGGTTAAGGTAAATGTGTCTCAAAAAGGAAGCACGTTTGAGGTAGAAGGCAACTCAACCTTAAGCATTATCTTAAATGGAGAAGCGTTAAAAATTTCACCATCACAACCTGTAAAGGCATAATTTAAAACACATTATATGAATCGGTTAATAATAGCTATTTGTTTACTTCTAAGCATGCAAACAACGTTTGCACAGTTAGAAAGGTTGGAGCCACCAAATTGGTGGGCAGATATGAATTTAACATCAGTCCAACTGTTATGTTATGGTGAAAACATTTCAGATTATGAGGTGTCCTCTAAAGACATAACTATTGTAAATGTGGAGCGTACAGAAAACCCTAATTATCTGTTTGTTAATGTAAATTTTGAAGGGCTTTCTGCTGGAGAATATTCATTTAAGTTCAAAAAGAAAGGTTCAAAATCTTTCACTAAGGCTTTTGCCTTAAAAGAACGTGATGCAAACTCAAAAGAAAGAGAAAGCTTTAATTCAAGTGATTTGGTGTATTTAATAATGCCAGATCGTTTTGCCAATGGAGATACAAGTAATGACAGTATGCCAAGTGTTACAGAAAAAGTAAACAGAGCAGAACAAGGTGGCCGTCACGGTGGCGATTTACAAGGTGTAATTAATCAATTAGATTATTTAGAAGATCTTGGAGTTACTGCACTTTGGAGCACACCACTTTTAGAAGATAACGACGCAAAATATTCTTATCACACCTATGCACAAAGCGATGTATATAAGATAGATCCACGTTATGGAACCAATGAGGATTATAAGCGCTTGGCAACCGAGATGGAACAACGCGATATGAAATTAATAATGGATTATGTGACCAATCATTGGGGTGCAGAACATTGGTTAATTAAAGATTTACCAGAACAAAGCTGGATTCATCAATTTGAAGACAATAAAGGCAAAGATTTTCCTTTAGATGGCTATGCCAACTCAAACTACAGGATGACAACACAGTACGATCCAAACGCGTCTGCAATAGATATACGTTACTGTGAAGATGGTTGGTTTACGAGTACAATGCCAGATTTAAACCAAAGCAATCCTAAAACGTTAACCTATTTAATACAAAATGCCATTTGGTGGATAGAGTATTCTGGGTTAGATGGTTTTCGCGTAGATACCTATTCATATAATGATAAAGAAGGCATCGCAAATTGGACAAAAGCTATTACAGATGAATATCCTAACTTTAATATTGTAGGAGAAGTTTGGCTACATAATCAAGCCCAAATAGCATATTGGCAAAAAGACAGCAAAATAGGAGCCTTGCAAAATTTTAATTCTCATTGTCCAAGTGTCATGGATTTTACACTTCATGATGCAATTGGTGTAATGTTTAAAGAAGACAACGCCAGCTGGAATGACGGAATGATTAAAGCGTACGATAATTTTGTGAATGACTTTTTATACCAAGACATAGACAATCTTATGGTTTTTGCAGAAAACCATGATACCGGACGTATAAACGAAATTTACAATGGGAGCCTAGACCATTATAAACTAGCAATGACGTTAGTGGCTACCACAAGAGGAACACCTCAAATTTATTACGGTAGTGAAATAGGAATGCGTGGCGACAAAGGAAAAGGAGATGGTGCTATACGACAAGATTTTCCTGGTGGTTGGGCTACAGATGCTAACAACGCCTTTACAAAAGATGGCCGTACAGAAGAGCAAGAGGCATATCATTCATTCTCTAAAACACTTTTCAATTTCAGAAAAGAAACACCAGCGTTACATACAGGAGAGTTATTGCATTACCTTCCAGAAAATAACGTCTATGTATATTTCAGAAGTTTAGAAGATCAAACTGTAATGGTTGTATTAAATAATAATCCAGAAGAACAGACTTTAGATTTAAGTCGTTTTACTGAAGGTATTAAGAATGCTACAACAGGTAAGGAGTTATTTTCTCAAAACACACTAAATTTAGATGATCCCTTAACGGTTAAGGGAAAATCTCCATTAGTAATAAGCTTAAACTAAAAACAATGAAGTCAAATTTCCTTTTAATTTTTGGTCTTGTATTAACTGTCTTTGGCTGTAAGGAAATGACGTTACAGGTAAAAAAAGAGGCAGTTAAAGAAAAACAAATTGCAGAAGAGTTTGTTTTTAAGGTTTTAGATAGCGCAGTTTTAAAAGAAGGCAAGCTATTTAGGGTAGATTCTTTTCCGTCTCAATTTGTAGTCCCAAGAACGGTTGATGTTTGGGTGCCAAAATCCTATTCCAAAGACAGCACGTATGCTGTGTTATATATGAATGACGGTCAAAATCTTTTTGATAGTACCACAACTTGGAACAAACAGGAATGGAAAGTAGATGAAACCTTAAGCAGATTAATACAACAAGATTCAGTAAAAAATACAATTGTTGTAAGCGTGCACAGTATTCCAGAATTTAGGCATAGTGATTACTTTCCGCAAAAACCTTTAGAGCAACTTCCAAGTACAGCGTATGATTCTGTAGTGGTTATGGCAAAAAACAACGATGTGTCTAAAACAGAGTTCGTTTCTAATTCAGATAACTATTTAAAATTTTTAGTTGAAGAAGTTAAACCACAAATAGATGCTCAGTTTTCTACAAAAACAGGTGTTGAGCATACAGTAATAGCTGGAAGCAGTATGGGCGGATTAATTTCGTGGTATGCAGTTACAGAATATCCTAGAATATTTGGAGGCGCAATTTGCATGTCTACACATTGGCCTGGCGCAATGCCGTTTGAAGGCAATCCGTTACCTGAAGCTTATTTTAGTTATCTGGAAACTAAATTACCAAGTCTAGAAACACATAAATTTTATTTTGATTACGGAGACAAAACTCTAGATGCACTATATCCTCCATTTGCAACTCGAGTAGATGCTGTGTTTAAAGAAGCAGGTTTTACAGAAGATAATTTTAAAAATATGTTTTTTAAAGGCACAGATCATAGCGAGGTATCCTGGCAAAAACGATTACACATTCCTCTTAAATTCACATTATAATGATTCGAGTAAAACACATAGTGCCCTTTAGCTTAGTATTATTAGGACTATTAGCTGTGTCTTGTAACACTAAAGGAAAAGCATTAGGACAGCCTTCTGTTATTAAAGGTATGGCAACGCCAATACGTTTAGACGTAGATAGTACATCTGTATTGCTAACAGATTATTTTTTAAATGTTTCTGAAATAGATTCAACAAGTACCACTAAAGGATTTGAAACTTCCATAGATAAAGACAAGACAACACTCAAACTAAAAACCTTAGCAAACGCACCAGCATTGGGCAATCTAAGAGTGTGGTCAAATGGTGTAGCTAATGATATACCGTTATTTAAAAGCGCTAAAGAATCTAAAACAATTTCATTTAAAGCTGAAGAAAATCAGTTTCAAACTGTTCAGCTAAAGGGAGAATTTACAAATTGGGGCACACAACCAATGCGCTATGCAAATGGAGAATGGACATATAGTGAAATTTTTAATCCTGGAAATCATCAATATGTTCTTATCGCAGATGGTAAGGAAATGAATAATCCAGATGATACAGAAACTGTTGATAATGGTATGGGCGGCACTAACTCTGTTATTTCTATTGGCAATAAGAATGCGTTAAAGCCAGAGCTTTCTACGGGAAAGAATAATGTGTCTGCTTTCACAGTAAAGATTAAAAATAACTACAACACTGTTTTAGCATATTTAGACAATCAACTTATTGATGGTTCGTATGAAGAAACAGATTCAGATGAAATCTATATAAAAATCCCAAAAGGCTTAAAAGGGCGTCATCTTATAAGAGTGTATGCATCTAATATAAACGGAAGAGGTAATGATATTTTAGTACCTCTTGAAAATAGTAGTGTTATAAGTGATGCATCTAAATTAGAACGTACAGATTTTCACACTCAGATTATGTATTTCTTAATGGTAGATCGTTTTAAAGACGGCGATTTAACCAATACTAAAAAAGTTGATAACGACAGTATTTTACCAAAAGCCAATTATTATGGTGGCGATTTACAAGGTGTTTTAGACAAGATAAAAGACGGTTATTTTAAAGAATTAGGAATTAATACTGTGTGGTTGTCACCAATAACACAAAATCCCGAAGGCGCATATGGTTTGTGGCCAGAACCTTTAACCAAATTTTCTGGATATCACGGATATTGGCCCATTAGCAATACAAAAATAGACTACCGCTTTGGAGATGAGGCCTTGTTTAAAGAGCTTATTGAAGAAGCTCACAAACAAGATATGAATGTTTTGCTGGACTATGTGGCAAATCACGTTCATGAAGAACATCCATTGTATAAAGAGCATCCAGAATGGGCAACAGAGTTATACTTGCCAGATGGTACGCTAAATACAGAACGTTGGGATGATCATAGATTAACAACTTGGTTTGATACGTTTATGCCAACACTTGATTTTAGCAAGCCAGAAGTGGTAGAAACTATGACAGATTCTGCAGCTTATTGGGTTACAAATTATGATTTAGATGGCTTTCGTCACGATGCCACAAAGCACATTCAATTAGACTTTTGGCGTACGCTAACACGTAAAGTTAAAGAACGCACAGACAGACCTATTTATCAAATAGGAGAAACCTACGGTAGTTATGAGCTAATTAATAGTTACATAAACACAGGAATGCTAGATGCGCAATTCGATTTTAACCTATACGATGCAGAAGTATCAACCTTTGCTAAAAATGAAACCTCTTTTGAGCGTTTAGCAAATACCTTGCAACAAGGCTTAAATTATTATGGAAGTCATCATTTAATGGGGAATATTTCAGGTAACCAAGATAAGGCGCGCTTTATAAGTTATGCTTCTGGAGACGTAAGTTTTGAAGAAGATGCAAAAAAAGCAGGTTGGACACGTGAAATTACTATGAGTGACACTACGGCGTACAAAAAGTTGGCACAGTTGCAGGCCTTCAACCTATCTGTACCAGGTATTCCAGTAATTTATTACGGAGATGAGTATGGTAGTATTGGTGGTAATGACCCAGATAACAGACGTAGGATGAAGTTTGAAAACTTAAACAATCAAGAAACTCAGCTTAAAAACACTGTAACATCATTAGTTAATAAGCGTAGAAACTCAATGGCACTTCAATATGGAGAAACCAAAATTTTAAGAGCAGATAAAGAGGTGATGATTATTGAGCGAAACTATTTTACAGAAGAAGTATATGTTGTTTTTAATAAAACAAATAAAGCTCAAGATATAAACGTAGATGGTAATACCATAACAGTTGAAGCAAACGGATTTAATTTTTTCGAAAAATAACTTAAGACCCTAAATAAAACACACAAACAATGAAAACATATATTTCAGCTTTACTAATAGGACTTGCGTTTGTAGCGTGTAAGTCAGAGCCTAAACAAGAAGAGGTGACAGTAGAAACTCCTAAAGAGATTGCGCCAGTTAATGATGAAATGCTGGAAACAGCAATTATCTATGAGGCTAACATAAGACAGTATTCTAATGAAGGTACTTTTAACGCCTTTACGAAAGACATTCCTGAGCTAAAGCAATTGGGTGTAAAAGTAATTTGGTTAATGCCAATATTTCCTATTTCAGAAACTAAACGTAAAGCTACTGGAGGCGATTTTGCAAGCCTTATTGAAGATGAGGCAGAGCGTGAAAAAATGTTAGGTAGTTATTATGCTGTTTCAGATTTTACAGAGGTAAATCCAGAGTTTGGTACCAAAGAAGATTTTAGAGCACTTCTTAAAACGGCACATGATAATGATATGTATGTAATTTTAGACTGGGTGCCAAACCATACAGGTTGGGATCACGTTTGGATAAAAAATCATCCAGAATTTTATACTAAAAACGCTAAAGGAGAAATTACAGATCCATTAAACGAAGATGGAGAGCCAGTTGGTTGGGCAGATGTTGCAGACCTAGATTACAGTAATGAGAACTTACGTAACGAAATGATTTCAGATATGAAATATTGGTTGTCCGAAGAAGGTGTAGATGGCTTTAGATGTGATGTTGCTGGTAGTGTACCATTAGATTTTTGGGAGCAAGCTATACCACAACTTCGTGATACTAAAGATGTATTTATGTTAGCTGAAGCTTGGGAGCCAGAATTATTAAAAGCTAATTTATTTGATATGGCTTACGCTTGGGATGGTCATCATATGATGAACGCAATTGCATCTGGAGAAAAGGATGCGTCTGCTTTTAAAGACTACATATCTAAAGTTGAAACCGACTACGAAGACAATGACATCTTAATGAATTTTGTAACAAACCACGACGAAAACTCTTGGAATGGAACTATTAAGGAGCGTATGGGTTCTAATGCAAGTGCAATGACAGCGTTGTCATACACAATGCCTGGAATGCCACTAATTTATAGTGGTCAAGAATACGATCTAGATCACAGGTTAAAGTTTTTTGAAAAGGATAGTATACCAAAAACAAAAGCTAATATGTGGCCATTGTTAGAAAAATTAGGGCAACTTAAGACAGAAAACAAAGCGCTTCATGGAGGTAAAGATGCTGCAACAATATCTATTTTAGAAACATCTAAGCCAAATGCTATCATTGCTTTTAAAAGAGAGAAAGCAGAAGATCAATTGGTATATTTAGCAAATGTATCTAATAACCCAATTACATTTACTGTACAATTAGAAGGTGTATATGTAGATGAAATGACAGGAAAAGAAATTACGCTAGCTAAAGATCAGGAACACACATTAAAAGGAAATCAATACGTTATATATACCAATAAATAATCTAACATATTATGTCTCGGTTAAACCTGTAATATATCGCTTAATATATGTTACAGGTTTTTTTATTCTTGTAATTTTAAGAGAATTAAATCCTTTATCTCTAAAAAGAGATGCTCATTACTAACTATTTATCAACCGAAAACGTTTTAGTCAAGAGTAAGATTAGGCGTTTCCTTTTATTCTCAATACATTTAACATAATGAAAGATAAATTGAATCATATTGCTGTCCTAACAAGTGGTGGCGATGCTCCAGGAATGAATGCAGGAATAAGAGCAGTTGTACGTTCTTGTGCATTTCACGATATTAAATGTTCTGGTATTTATAGAGGTTACCAAGGTCTTATAGAAAATGATTTTGAAGTTCTTAATGCACGTTCAGTAAGAAATATTATAAATCGAGGTGGCACCTTTTTAAAATCGGCACGTTCTAAAGAATTTAGGACAAAAGAAGGACGTCAAAAAGCTTACGAAAATCTTATATCTCAAGGCGTAGATGCCTTGGTGGTAATTGGAGGTGATGGTACATTTAATGGTGCAGTTGTCTTTAATGAAGAACATGATTTTCCAATAGTAGGAATGCCAGGTACTATAGATAATGATATTAATGGAACAGATCATACTATTGGTTACGATACTGCATTAAATACTGTTGTTGAAGCTATAGATAAAATTAGAGATACCGCAAACTCTCATAACCGTTTGTTTTTAGTTGAGGTTATGGGAAGAGATGCAGGAGATATTGCCTTAAATGCAGGTATTGGTGCAGGAGCAGAAGAGATTTTAATTCCGGAAGAAGATTTAGGAACAGATAGATTGTTAGAGTCTTTAAAACGAAGTAAAAAATCTGGGAAAACCTCCAGCATTATTGTGGTTTCTGAAGGAGATAAAATAGGTAAGAATATTTTTGAACTCGCAGAGTTTATTGAAACCAACCTAGAAGATTACGAAGTTAGAGTTACTGTTTTAGGACACATACAACGTGGTGGTACGCCTAGCTGTTATGATCGTGTTTTAGCAAGCAGGTTAGGTATTGGTGCCGTAGATGCATTATTGGCAGGAGAGCGAGACATTATGATAGGAACAGTGCACGGTAAAGTTACATCTGTGCCATTTAAGGAAGCTGTTGCAGGACGCAATAAAATAGATTTAGATTTAATTAGAGTGGCAGATATTACTTCGACATAATACAATAAGATGTCTTGTGACAGGCATTGTCGAAATAGTTATATAGAAAAGAAATTATTAATTAAAAAGTTACCCAATACGTTGGGCATTACTATGACAAAATTAGCAATAAACGGTTTTGGCCGTATCGGTAGAATAGCATTTAGAATAGCAACACAACGCGACAATGTAGAAGTTGTAGCAATAAACGATTTATTAGACGTTGATCACTTAGCATACCTATTAAAATATGATTCAGTTCACGGAAAATTTCCAGGGATTGTTGAGGTTAAAGACGGCAACTTAGTTGTAGATGGTAATACAATTCGTGTAACAGCAGAGCGCAATCCAGAAGACTTAAAATGGGATGAAGTAGGTGCAGAAGTTGTAATGGATTGTACAGGAATATTTACAGATTTAGATAACGCAGATGCACACTTAAAAGCAGGTGCTAAAAAAGTAGTTATCTCTGCACCATCTAAAACAGCGCCTATGTTTGTAATGGGTGTAAACCACAAAGATGTTAAACCATCAGATAATATTGTATCTAACGCATCTTGTACTACAAACTGTTTAGCGCCAATGGCTAAGGTTATAGATGATGAGTTTGGTATTGTAGAAGGGTTAATGACTACAGTACACGCAACAACATCTACACAATTCACTGTAGATTCGCCATCAAAGAAAAACTACAGATTAGGGCGTTCTGCAATGGCTAATATTATACCAACATCTACAGGAGCTGCAGTAGCGGTAACTAAAGTAATACCATCTTTAAAAGGTAAGCTAACAGGTATGGCGTTTAGAGTGCCAACAACAGATGTGTCTGTTGTAGATTTAACCGTACGTACAGAAAAACCAGCTACTTACGAAGATATTAAGATAGCATTTAAAAAAGCATCTACTGGAGATTACCGTGGTATTATAGATTATGTTGAAGATGATGTGGTGTCTCAAGACTTTGTAAGCGATGCCAATACTTGTAATTTTGATGCAAATGCAGGAATTGCTTTAAATGATAAATTCTTTAAATTAATTGCTTGGTATGATAACGAGTACGGATATTCTTCTAAATTGGTAGATTTATCGTTACACGTAGCGTCATTATAATTTCATAAATATTTAAAAGAGTCTGGTGCTGTTAAATTATTAGTTTAATAGATGCTGGACTCTTTTCAATTTTACAAACACCTATCTTTAATTAAATTTTATTTATGGTACTCATAGCAGATGGCGGCTCAACAAAATGCGACTGGATTCTATTAGATTCCAAAGGCGATGTAAAGCTTAAGACAAGAACACTTGGCTTAAATCCAGCAGTCTTTAAACAAGAGGTTTTAGAAGAAAGGCTAAAAGAAAATAGTGAGCTTAAATCTATATGTGACATTGTAGAAACAGTACACTTTTACGGCGCAGGTTGTGGTACCAAAACGCCTAAGCAAAACCTAAAAGAGACATTACAAAATTACTTTTACGCAGCTAAGGAGATTGAAGTTAATGAAGATATGGCTGCTGCAGTGTATGCTGCAACAACAAAACCAGGCATTGTGTGCATCTTAGGTACAGGATCTAATTCCTGTTACTTTGATGGTAAAGACATCCATATGGCGGTGGACTCATTAGGGTATATTCTTATGGATGAAGCTAGCGGTAATTATTTTGGCAAACGCCTAATAAGAGATTACTACTACAATAAAATGCCTAAAAAACTTAAAAAAGAATTTGCTGCTAGGTTCGATTTAAATTCAGATGTTATTAAAATGAACCTTTACAAAAAAGAGAACCCAAATATGTATTTGGCCTCTTTTGCAGAGTTTATATTTACCAGTGAAGTAGGAGATTTAAATGCTTATTTCTATAAATTAATAGAAGAAGGCATGCTCAAATTTATAGAGCGTCGCATTCTTTGTTTTAAAGAAGCACAACACGTGCCTATTCACTTTATAGGATCTATAGCTCATTTTTCAGAAGACATCATAAGAGAATGTTTTGAGCCCTATCAACTTGAGTTAGGTTCAATAATTAGAAGACCTATTGATGGTCTTATACAATACTATAAAGACAATATATTATAATGAATTTCCCATCTATAAACCCTACAGAAACAAACGCTTGGAAAGCACTAAAAGATCATTTTGAAAGCATTAAAGCTGAAAAAATGAAAGATTGGTTTGCTAAAGATCCTCAGCGTGCCGAAGAGTTTTCAATAGCTTGGAAAGATGTGTATGTAGATTATTCAAAAAACCGAATAACTGCAGAAACTAAACAACTGCTTTTAAACTTAGCAGATGAGGTGAAGCTTAAAGACGCTATTGAAGCGCAATTTTCAGGAGAAAAAATAAACCAGACAGAAGATAGGGAAGTATTGCATACAGCGTTAAGAGATGCTAAGACCAAAGTTTCTGTAAACGGAGAATCTATTTCTAAAGATGTTCAGGATAATCTGGACCATATGCAGTCGTTTTCTAAAAGTATTATAAACGGCGATTGGAAAGGGCATACCGGAAAGCCTATAACAGATGTTGTAAATATAGGTATTGGAGGAAGTGATTTAGGACCACAAATGGTGGTTGATGCGTTACAGTTTTATAAAAATCACCTTAACGTACATTTTGTTAGTAATGTAGATGGAGACCATATTTCAGAAACGTTAAAACACTTAAATCCTGAGACCACTTTATTTGTCATAGTTTCAAAAACATTTACAACACAAGAAACACTTACCAATGCCAATACGGCAAGGCGTTGGTTTTTAAAAAACGCCGAAGAATCTGCAATAGCCAAACACTTTGTAGCAGTATCTACAAATGCTACCGCCATTAAAGATTTCGGAATTTCAGAAAAAAACAGTTTTACAATGTGGAACTGGGTTGGTGGCCGTTTTAGTTTATGGAGTAGTGTAGGGCTTTCAATAAGTTTAGCTGTAGGTTTTAACAACTTTAAGCAGCTTTTAGATGGTGCAAAAGACATGGATTCTCATTTTAGGAATACAGAATTTTCAGAAAACATTCCTGTTATCACTGCTTTGCTAACAGTTTGGTATAACAATTTTTATGGAGCAGAGAGTGAAGCTATTATTCCATATTCTCAATACCTGCAAAAGCTAGCACCTTACCTACAACAAGGTATTATGGAAAGTAACGGTAAAGGGATAGACAGAAATGGAAAACAGATAGATTACGAAACTGGTACCATAATTTGGGGAGAGCCAGGAACAAATTCCCAGCACGCATTCTTTCAATTAATTCATCAAGGCACAAAATTAATACCTAGTGATTTTATTGGTTTTAAAACTTCCTTACACGGTAATACAGAACATCACGATAAGCTAATGGCAAACTACTTTGCCCAGACAGAAGCTTTGTTACAGGGAAAAGATGAGACAACAGTTGTTT
This region of Croceibacter atlanticus HTCC2559 genomic DNA includes:
- a CDS encoding alpha-amylase family glycosyl hydrolase; amino-acid sequence: MIRVKHIVPFSLVLLGLLAVSCNTKGKALGQPSVIKGMATPIRLDVDSTSVLLTDYFLNVSEIDSTSTTKGFETSIDKDKTTLKLKTLANAPALGNLRVWSNGVANDIPLFKSAKESKTISFKAEENQFQTVQLKGEFTNWGTQPMRYANGEWTYSEIFNPGNHQYVLIADGKEMNNPDDTETVDNGMGGTNSVISIGNKNALKPELSTGKNNVSAFTVKIKNNYNTVLAYLDNQLIDGSYEETDSDEIYIKIPKGLKGRHLIRVYASNINGRGNDILVPLENSSVISDASKLERTDFHTQIMYFLMVDRFKDGDLTNTKKVDNDSILPKANYYGGDLQGVLDKIKDGYFKELGINTVWLSPITQNPEGAYGLWPEPLTKFSGYHGYWPISNTKIDYRFGDEALFKELIEEAHKQDMNVLLDYVANHVHEEHPLYKEHPEWATELYLPDGTLNTERWDDHRLTTWFDTFMPTLDFSKPEVVETMTDSAAYWVTNYDLDGFRHDATKHIQLDFWRTLTRKVKERTDRPIYQIGETYGSYELINSYINTGMLDAQFDFNLYDAEVSTFAKNETSFERLANTLQQGLNYYGSHHLMGNISGNQDKARFISYASGDVSFEEDAKKAGWTREITMSDTTAYKKLAQLQAFNLSVPGIPVIYYGDEYGSIGGNDPDNRRRMKFENLNNQETQLKNTVTSLVNKRRNSMALQYGETKILRADKEVMIIERNYFTEEVYVVFNKTNKAQDINVDGNTITVEANGFNFFEK
- a CDS encoding alpha-amylase family glycosyl hydrolase; protein product: MKTYISALLIGLAFVACKSEPKQEEVTVETPKEIAPVNDEMLETAIIYEANIRQYSNEGTFNAFTKDIPELKQLGVKVIWLMPIFPISETKRKATGGDFASLIEDEAEREKMLGSYYAVSDFTEVNPEFGTKEDFRALLKTAHDNDMYVILDWVPNHTGWDHVWIKNHPEFYTKNAKGEITDPLNEDGEPVGWADVADLDYSNENLRNEMISDMKYWLSEEGVDGFRCDVAGSVPLDFWEQAIPQLRDTKDVFMLAEAWEPELLKANLFDMAYAWDGHHMMNAIASGEKDASAFKDYISKVETDYEDNDILMNFVTNHDENSWNGTIKERMGSNASAMTALSYTMPGMPLIYSGQEYDLDHRLKFFEKDSIPKTKANMWPLLEKLGQLKTENKALHGGKDAATISILETSKPNAIIAFKREKAEDQLVYLANVSNNPITFTVQLEGVYVDEMTGKEITLAKDQEHTLKGNQYVIYTNK
- the pfkA gene encoding 6-phosphofructokinase — translated: MKDKLNHIAVLTSGGDAPGMNAGIRAVVRSCAFHDIKCSGIYRGYQGLIENDFEVLNARSVRNIINRGGTFLKSARSKEFRTKEGRQKAYENLISQGVDALVVIGGDGTFNGAVVFNEEHDFPIVGMPGTIDNDINGTDHTIGYDTALNTVVEAIDKIRDTANSHNRLFLVEVMGRDAGDIALNAGIGAGAEEILIPEEDLGTDRLLESLKRSKKSGKTSSIIVVSEGDKIGKNIFELAEFIETNLEDYEVRVTVLGHIQRGGTPSCYDRVLASRLGIGAVDALLAGERDIMIGTVHGKVTSVPFKEAVAGRNKIDLDLIRVADITST
- a CDS encoding glycoside hydrolase family 13 protein gives rise to the protein MQTTFAQLERLEPPNWWADMNLTSVQLLCYGENISDYEVSSKDITIVNVERTENPNYLFVNVNFEGLSAGEYSFKFKKKGSKSFTKAFALKERDANSKERESFNSSDLVYLIMPDRFANGDTSNDSMPSVTEKVNRAEQGGRHGGDLQGVINQLDYLEDLGVTALWSTPLLEDNDAKYSYHTYAQSDVYKIDPRYGTNEDYKRLATEMEQRDMKLIMDYVTNHWGAEHWLIKDLPEQSWIHQFEDNKGKDFPLDGYANSNYRMTTQYDPNASAIDIRYCEDGWFTSTMPDLNQSNPKTLTYLIQNAIWWIEYSGLDGFRVDTYSYNDKEGIANWTKAITDEYPNFNIVGEVWLHNQAQIAYWQKDSKIGALQNFNSHCPSVMDFTLHDAIGVMFKEDNASWNDGMIKAYDNFVNDFLYQDIDNLMVFAENHDTGRINEIYNGSLDHYKLAMTLVATTRGTPQIYYGSEIGMRGDKGKGDGAIRQDFPGGWATDANNAFTKDGRTEEQEAYHSFSKTLFNFRKETPALHTGELLHYLPENNVYVYFRSLEDQTVMVVLNNNPEEQTLDLSRFTEGIKNATTGKELFSQNTLNLDDPLTVKGKSPLVISLN
- the pgi gene encoding glucose-6-phosphate isomerase, coding for MNFPSINPTETNAWKALKDHFESIKAEKMKDWFAKDPQRAEEFSIAWKDVYVDYSKNRITAETKQLLLNLADEVKLKDAIEAQFSGEKINQTEDREVLHTALRDAKTKVSVNGESISKDVQDNLDHMQSFSKSIINGDWKGHTGKPITDVVNIGIGGSDLGPQMVVDALQFYKNHLNVHFVSNVDGDHISETLKHLNPETTLFVIVSKTFTTQETLTNANTARRWFLKNAEESAIAKHFVAVSTNATAIKDFGISEKNSFTMWNWVGGRFSLWSSVGLSISLAVGFNNFKQLLDGAKDMDSHFRNTEFSENIPVITALLTVWYNNFYGAESEAIIPYSQYLQKLAPYLQQGIMESNGKGIDRNGKQIDYETGTIIWGEPGTNSQHAFFQLIHQGTKLIPSDFIGFKTSLHGNTEHHDKLMANYFAQTEALLQGKDETTVVSELKNKGLSESEIKALTPFKIFEGNRPTTSILIDKLTPKSLGSLIAMYEHKLFVQGVIWNIFSYDQWGVELGKQLANTILEDLKADGLKHTHDASTSKLLKRYKS
- the gap gene encoding type I glyceraldehyde-3-phosphate dehydrogenase; this encodes MTKLAINGFGRIGRIAFRIATQRDNVEVVAINDLLDVDHLAYLLKYDSVHGKFPGIVEVKDGNLVVDGNTIRVTAERNPEDLKWDEVGAEVVMDCTGIFTDLDNADAHLKAGAKKVVISAPSKTAPMFVMGVNHKDVKPSDNIVSNASCTTNCLAPMAKVIDDEFGIVEGLMTTVHATTSTQFTVDSPSKKNYRLGRSAMANIIPTSTGAAVAVTKVIPSLKGKLTGMAFRVPTTDVSVVDLTVRTEKPATYEDIKIAFKKASTGDYRGIIDYVEDDVVSQDFVSDANTCNFDANAGIALNDKFFKLIAWYDNEYGYSSKLVDLSLHVASL
- a CDS encoding alpha/beta hydrolase is translated as MKSNFLLIFGLVLTVFGCKEMTLQVKKEAVKEKQIAEEFVFKVLDSAVLKEGKLFRVDSFPSQFVVPRTVDVWVPKSYSKDSTYAVLYMNDGQNLFDSTTTWNKQEWKVDETLSRLIQQDSVKNTIVVSVHSIPEFRHSDYFPQKPLEQLPSTAYDSVVVMAKNNDVSKTEFVSNSDNYLKFLVEEVKPQIDAQFSTKTGVEHTVIAGSSMGGLISWYAVTEYPRIFGGAICMSTHWPGAMPFEGNPLPEAYFSYLETKLPSLETHKFYFDYGDKTLDALYPPFATRVDAVFKEAGFTEDNFKNMFFKGTDHSEVSWQKRLHIPLKFTL
- a CDS encoding BadF/BadG/BcrA/BcrD ATPase family protein, with the protein product MVLIADGGSTKCDWILLDSKGDVKLKTRTLGLNPAVFKQEVLEERLKENSELKSICDIVETVHFYGAGCGTKTPKQNLKETLQNYFYAAKEIEVNEDMAAAVYAATTKPGIVCILGTGSNSCYFDGKDIHMAVDSLGYILMDEASGNYFGKRLIRDYYYNKMPKKLKKEFAARFDLNSDVIKMNLYKKENPNMYLASFAEFIFTSEVGDLNAYFYKLIEEGMLKFIERRILCFKEAQHVPIHFIGSIAHFSEDIIRECFEPYQLELGSIIRRPIDGLIQYYKDNIL